One part of the Melitaea cinxia chromosome 8, ilMelCinx1.1, whole genome shotgun sequence genome encodes these proteins:
- the LOC123655740 gene encoding uncharacterized protein LOC123655740, which translates to MCRMFGVLSLAYVAIFMLTVVHCEEDFSSNSVVDFLSKDANVGRTFGHNALKRLSFIFLPVMFTLGVISTLLMALAVISVKNLAIGVVLLIVAVSQAVSRLFSAGVAPAAPLVFHPRAEFLPAPALPAPWPASGPLLSPWARSDNDATISD; encoded by the exons ATGTGTAGAATGTTTGGTGTTCTATCTTTAGCCTATGTCGCTATTTTTATGTTAACAGTGGTGCACTGTGAAGAGGATTTTTCGAGTAATAGCGTTGTGGATTTTCTTAGTAAAg atgCAAATGTCGGACGCACATTTGGCCACAATGCTTTGAAACGTCTCTCTTTTATCTTTTTGCCTGTGATGTTCACTCTGGGTGTTATCTCAACTCTATTGATGGCTTTAGCGGTCATATCTGTCAAGAATCTCGCTATTGGAGTTGTACTTCTAATTGTAGCAGTCAGCCAG gcGGTGTCAAGATTGTTTTCTGCCGGAGTAGCACCCGCTGCACCTCTCGTGTTCCATCCAAGAGCTGAATTCCTTCCTGCACCAGCTTTGCCTGCACCCTGGCCTGCATCAGGACCGCTCCTCTCACCCTGGGCCCGATCAGACAACGACGCAACTATATCTGATTAA